In Bacteroidota bacterium, one DNA window encodes the following:
- a CDS encoding T9SS type A sorting domain-containing protein, giving the protein MRDGFRLWVCTAILVLSVPLHAQWRQTSGPGGEIDAYELGGYTITPNSEIIAAAVHPTSETVFHSSSDGGRTWTLVRRTPGLLTTIFSQPSGRVIADSLAAFDYWYLNQFRRGAILYSDDNGLTWRHLPLAGMQIWQGANGSLFGVDSLRGLVGSHDDGMTWTTIDSPQMNAPLARLTSSSRGVLLAEAVRSSIWDRTSYVSNDSGISWFRPAKQGKYIGQITPWPDGSLIGSASSISGLRSTDNGLTWDTIVFQHENPFAGPTGIMISEASEAGPLHSYWQSTDTNRTFAEITDVPYGVRRSDMRILTGGADGSFLGYGIGGLRRIETNPVSRISRITPPIDPVWALMSDKKGTVYAFAGDSASVWSTSDQGTTWHTNDSLYEGSYLSPPRCMALDSQQRFIGGTDWTLLYSVGPIGRVSKRWINPPAVIDDILVHPNGMVFAASPDAGVLRSTDSGMTWNRYNRGIANDTLHAIALLPGGNLVVAGKDTIYQSSDLGVHWKVVAKSVGSGAGNVVRFLVSSLGTVYAATDRTGAYKSVDNGSTWSPWNVGIEHRKINALIEAPNGTIVAATDSGVYLRNLAMKDWMPYSIGLSTMNILSLCFDPSAHLYAGSDVSGVFVSVDSFPEQLVVIPDDNPPPSRTMIQGCFPNPAATTCTLRFQVDEQSRVSIELFDELGRTVRSEDPFDIGPGIYEYDLSRNELPYGTYYVRLREGERVETRSVLFGR; this is encoded by the coding sequence ATGCGAGACGGATTCCGGCTTTGGGTGTGCACAGCGATCCTGGTGCTGTCGGTACCGCTGCATGCGCAATGGCGGCAAACCAGTGGGCCGGGAGGGGAGATTGACGCGTATGAGTTGGGTGGTTACACCATCACTCCGAATAGTGAGATCATCGCTGCTGCGGTCCATCCCACAAGCGAGACCGTCTTCCACAGTTCGAGCGATGGTGGAAGGACATGGACACTGGTTCGACGTACTCCGGGTCTCCTGACCACCATATTCTCCCAGCCTTCTGGGAGGGTCATCGCGGACTCGCTCGCAGCATTTGATTACTGGTATTTGAATCAGTTTCGACGCGGTGCAATCCTTTATTCAGATGATAATGGGTTGACGTGGCGACATCTGCCGCTTGCCGGCATGCAGATTTGGCAAGGCGCGAATGGGTCACTCTTTGGAGTGGACTCGCTCCGAGGCCTGGTTGGATCGCATGATGATGGCATGACTTGGACGACGATCGATTCGCCGCAAATGAACGCGCCTCTGGCACGATTGACATCATCTTCGCGCGGGGTTCTTCTCGCGGAGGCCGTTCGCTCCAGTATTTGGGATAGGACATCATACGTATCCAATGACTCCGGTATCTCGTGGTTTCGTCCTGCGAAGCAGGGCAAGTATATTGGACAGATTACGCCATGGCCCGACGGGAGTCTTATTGGAAGTGCCTCGTCTATCAGCGGTCTTAGGTCTACCGACAACGGACTGACATGGGATACGATTGTGTTCCAGCACGAAAACCCGTTTGCTGGACCAACGGGAATCATGATCTCGGAGGCCAGCGAGGCTGGGCCGCTGCATAGCTATTGGCAGAGTACCGACACTAACCGCACGTTTGCAGAAATCACTGATGTGCCATACGGTGTGCGTCGTTCGGATATGCGAATCTTGACCGGAGGTGCCGATGGCTCATTTCTCGGCTATGGAATTGGTGGCTTGCGTCGGATCGAAACGAACCCCGTGAGCCGGATCTCACGAATAACACCACCGATCGACCCGGTCTGGGCGCTGATGTCGGACAAGAAAGGCACCGTGTATGCATTTGCCGGTGACAGTGCGAGTGTGTGGTCTACGTCAGACCAAGGAACGACGTGGCATACAAACGATTCGTTATATGAGGGGTCGTACCTATCGCCGCCCCGATGTATGGCACTCGACTCACAGCAACGGTTCATCGGCGGCACCGACTGGACTTTGCTATACTCCGTGGGTCCTATCGGACGCGTTAGTAAGCGATGGATTAATCCTCCGGCAGTGATCGATGACATTCTCGTTCATCCGAATGGAATGGTGTTTGCTGCTTCCCCGGATGCTGGTGTCCTGCGTTCGACCGATAGCGGTATGACGTGGAACCGGTATAACCGTGGGATCGCGAACGACACGCTCCATGCGATCGCGTTGCTGCCTGGTGGCAATCTTGTCGTCGCTGGCAAGGATACGATCTACCAGAGCAGCGACCTTGGCGTGCACTGGAAAGTGGTCGCGAAATCTGTTGGAAGTGGCGCAGGAAATGTTGTGCGCTTCTTGGTGTCCTCACTCGGTACTGTGTATGCCGCAACGGATCGAACCGGAGCATACAAGTCTGTCGACAACGGCTCCACCTGGTCGCCGTGGAATGTCGGAATTGAGCATCGAAAAATCAACGCACTCATCGAGGCACCGAACGGGACTATCGTTGCGGCGACCGATAGCGGGGTCTATCTACGAAACCTCGCCATGAAAGACTGGATGCCGTACAGCATTGGGTTGAGCACGATGAATATCCTCTCGCTCTGCTTCGATCCTTCGGCACATTTGTATGCGGGGTCGGACGTGAGCGGCGTATTCGTCAGTGTCGATTCGTTTCCGGAACAATTGGTTGTTATCCCGGACGATAATCCTCCGCCGTCTCGTACGATGATCCAAGGGTGTTTCCCGAACCCCGCGGCAACAACGTGCACGCTTCGGTTTCAGGTCGATGAACAAAGTCGGGTGAGCATCGAGTTGTTCGACGAACTCGGCCGTACGGTTCGCTCCGAAGATCCGTTCGATATTGGTCCGGGGATCTATGAGTATGATCTTTCTCGCAACGAGTTGCCGTACGGCACATATTACGTGCGGTTGCGCGAAGGTGAGCGGGTCGAAACTCGATCGGTGCTTTTCGGCAGATGA
- a CDS encoding T9SS type A sorting domain-containing protein, translated as MIRSFVTAIVVLFCVQSAVAQQLVGASASSTAPIPMLGAFHAAASQAHAPTSPLSTMDIHYFDPSLPTYDWIGGANYGGIVSLMLGERITLPTTDQGYVDSVSIVIDSLQSDSVAVLLMPDTLFETSGGAYHLIDIFSGNSEYAAVPLYRQQLNLGGETVVHFDHVQVPKEFFIVVVTDAQLNSGVVYATWVRGDLEATRTRTAENTRSAMVGLFNGQFYSLVLDSTFIPTGQTQVAFSNLYARAFVSNEDRGVSTGSSSASAITVSPNPATSTITVSNIEGTGSTSTIEVYDLLGRTVLSKVAMGNTAKLDVRAIPNGTYRMVVRNGDAVRSTTLVVAH; from the coding sequence ATGATCCGATCGTTTGTTACTGCCATTGTAGTGTTGTTCTGTGTCCAGTCTGCCGTTGCACAACAGCTTGTCGGTGCGTCGGCATCGTCGACAGCTCCAATCCCGATGCTTGGGGCGTTTCATGCCGCAGCGTCACAGGCGCATGCGCCGACGTCGCCGTTGAGTACAATGGACATTCACTATTTCGATCCCTCGCTTCCAACATACGATTGGATCGGCGGAGCGAACTACGGAGGGATCGTTTCACTCATGCTCGGCGAGCGTATCACCCTGCCCACGACGGACCAGGGATATGTCGACTCCGTCTCGATTGTCATCGACAGTCTGCAAAGCGATAGTGTTGCGGTCCTGCTGATGCCGGACACACTCTTCGAGACCTCGGGCGGTGCATACCATTTGATCGACATCTTCAGCGGCAATTCGGAGTATGCTGCCGTACCACTCTACCGCCAGCAACTTAATCTTGGCGGCGAGACGGTCGTCCACTTCGATCATGTTCAGGTACCGAAGGAATTCTTTATCGTTGTCGTCACCGACGCACAACTTAACTCGGGTGTAGTGTACGCAACGTGGGTACGTGGTGATCTAGAAGCGACACGAACGCGCACGGCCGAGAATACACGTTCGGCAATGGTCGGACTGTTCAACGGACAATTCTATTCACTGGTGCTCGACAGTACCTTCATCCCCACTGGACAAACCCAGGTTGCATTCTCGAATTTATATGCTCGCGCCTTCGTCAGCAACGAAGATCGCGGCGTCTCGACAGGCTCGTCGAGTGCGTCGGCGATCACGGTTTCCCCGAACCCGGCGACATCGACGATCACAGTGTCAAACATCGAGGGGACGGGTAGCACAAGCACGATCGAAGTATACGATCTGCTCGGCCGCACGGTGCTCTCCAAGGTTGCGATGGGCAACACGGCGAAGCTCGATGTTCGCGCGATACCGAACGGCACATACCGTATGGTCGTGCGAAACGGTGATGCCGTGCGCTCGACTACGCTCGTCGTCGCGCACTAA
- a CDS encoding T9SS type A sorting domain-containing protein, translated as MSIISTRRILALCVAVVTVVASVGFAQSEQSSSKQTNPRATKKIVHKHRTHRTSKHVAKRSKHTKRDTAETELRLHYPAPSSGGEEPNGDWYRKRAYPNEFIDPDAYPNALREAAALPQYRPAGIHTQSAMQWQPIGPFKIGGRVTSIATHPTDPNTFYVGGAAGGLWKTTDHGVSWRSLTDTFSAISVGCITIDPHDANTIYLGMGECNSSADSYPGNGLWRSTDAGETWTNLGLTKTQYISKVIVDPSDRNIVWVCIPGPGNTADSNRGVWKTTDFGATWVQSLLVRTAKNKLAPSVPVIDMAMNPSDRNDIVAATWQKVTSASNAVNVPNTGLWRTRDGGMTWNRIDTISGSGYINGITFKHASRSSLLWTTNSKGVPTLYALTSKVDKDPLTGYVLADNFNVLLRTTNPESGWQVVLDSSFRIPFLGNNIDSVDIFNRQGGYNNLLVANPHIPDDIYLGGIDILRSSDGGNTWKDISNAYPHYFANDRSQHSDMHALAFTAAINGTDILNGQDGGVFNTTDFGQNWTQLKGLPITMFYHLEPWYGGMDHIADPFPVDSLKFFGGTQDNGTVSHGFSANADWDWINRGDGGMAQSDPNNPAHIVTSLQLGKIFFRTTLDSLRPNLFSDAGNLDPNAKKWFDLSAIAKRRGITDSSESCTFIPPVLLDKQNGRDVYTGKVYVYKSTLDFTTPDSGTVITRWSPQLAGSPGNPKTWYTGSIETMALGPRDSHGRPMIWAAGILGGARAVWRTTLNESLPQDSMPRWIRADSAGLANLSPNWLEADRSDSLTAFISFSGSASGHLYKTIDGGKHWTNISGNLPNTSLNAFVIDSLAEQGDPLKKNQCMFAATDVGVFVTTDGGKTWSSIGTGMPHLVVGSLAMYRNWLVAGTHGRSAWALDVSSINAEQRSVRTETGSVASVSVTAFPNPVRDHCSVRLNGTTGPVRLTLYDLSGRAVLGTTTSSGSTELALPATLSTGTYMLTVTTSHGETAETKIEIAR; from the coding sequence ATGAGTATCATTTCGACCCGTCGCATTCTCGCACTCTGTGTTGCTGTCGTTACCGTGGTAGCCTCCGTTGGCTTCGCACAGTCCGAACAGTCATCCAGCAAGCAGACCAATCCCCGCGCAACGAAGAAGATCGTTCACAAACACCGTACGCATCGTACCTCGAAGCACGTCGCGAAGCGCTCGAAGCACACCAAGCGAGACACAGCCGAGACCGAACTGCGGCTGCACTATCCTGCTCCAAGCTCGGGTGGCGAAGAGCCCAACGGCGATTGGTACCGCAAGCGTGCGTATCCGAACGAGTTTATCGATCCGGATGCATATCCCAACGCGCTACGTGAGGCTGCTGCGCTTCCGCAGTATCGGCCTGCAGGGATTCACACCCAATCGGCCATGCAGTGGCAGCCGATCGGGCCGTTTAAGATAGGCGGACGTGTGACGTCGATCGCAACACATCCGACCGACCCGAACACGTTTTATGTAGGCGGTGCGGCCGGCGGACTCTGGAAGACAACCGATCACGGCGTATCCTGGCGCTCGCTTACCGACACATTTTCTGCAATCTCCGTCGGGTGCATCACTATCGATCCGCACGACGCGAACACGATCTATCTCGGCATGGGTGAATGCAATTCGAGCGCCGATAGCTACCCCGGCAACGGGCTCTGGCGCTCCACCGATGCCGGTGAGACGTGGACCAACCTCGGACTGACGAAGACACAGTACATCTCGAAGGTCATCGTCGATCCATCGGACCGGAACATCGTGTGGGTCTGCATCCCAGGGCCAGGCAACACCGCCGATTCGAACAGAGGTGTCTGGAAAACTACTGACTTCGGCGCAACGTGGGTGCAGTCATTGCTCGTGCGAACGGCGAAGAATAAGCTCGCCCCGTCTGTACCCGTGATCGACATGGCGATGAACCCTTCCGATCGCAACGACATCGTCGCTGCAACATGGCAGAAGGTGACAAGCGCAAGCAACGCAGTGAACGTTCCGAACACTGGACTGTGGCGTACGCGAGATGGCGGCATGACATGGAATCGTATCGATACGATCTCAGGCTCCGGCTACATCAACGGCATCACATTCAAACATGCATCACGCTCGTCACTGCTCTGGACGACCAATAGTAAAGGCGTCCCGACGCTGTACGCGCTGACATCGAAGGTCGATAAAGACCCGCTGACGGGCTACGTCCTTGCCGATAATTTCAACGTGCTCCTTCGCACGACAAATCCGGAATCCGGCTGGCAGGTCGTTCTCGACTCGTCGTTCCGAATTCCGTTCCTCGGTAATAATATTGACAGCGTCGATATCTTCAATCGTCAGGGCGGATACAATAATCTGCTTGTGGCAAACCCGCATATCCCCGACGATATCTATCTCGGCGGTATCGACATCCTCCGCTCGAGCGATGGCGGCAACACGTGGAAAGATATTTCGAATGCATATCCTCACTACTTCGCCAACGACCGGTCGCAACACTCCGACATGCATGCCCTGGCATTCACAGCGGCGATAAACGGCACCGATATCTTGAACGGGCAAGACGGCGGCGTCTTCAACACAACCGACTTCGGTCAGAATTGGACGCAGCTCAAGGGTTTGCCGATCACGATGTTCTATCACCTCGAACCATGGTACGGCGGCATGGACCACATCGCGGATCCCTTCCCTGTCGATTCGTTAAAATTCTTCGGCGGCACGCAAGATAACGGGACGGTGTCGCACGGCTTCTCGGCGAACGCCGATTGGGACTGGATCAATCGCGGCGACGGTGGCATGGCACAAAGCGATCCGAACAATCCAGCGCACATTGTGACATCGCTGCAGCTCGGGAAGATATTCTTTCGAACGACACTCGATTCGCTTCGACCAAATCTCTTTAGCGATGCTGGAAATCTCGACCCGAATGCGAAGAAGTGGTTCGATCTTTCGGCGATTGCGAAACGTCGTGGGATTACAGATTCGTCCGAATCTTGCACATTTATCCCGCCGGTCCTGCTCGATAAGCAGAACGGCCGCGATGTCTATACCGGCAAAGTGTACGTCTATAAATCGACGCTCGATTTTACCACTCCCGACAGCGGCACGGTGATCACCCGCTGGTCGCCTCAATTAGCGGGCAGCCCTGGCAATCCGAAAACGTGGTACACCGGCAGCATCGAGACGATGGCGCTCGGGCCTCGCGACAGCCACGGCAGACCGATGATCTGGGCCGCTGGAATCCTTGGCGGCGCACGTGCGGTGTGGCGTACAACGCTGAACGAATCGCTGCCGCAAGATTCGATGCCGCGGTGGATTCGCGCCGACTCGGCCGGGTTGGCGAATCTCAGTCCGAACTGGCTCGAAGCCGATCGCAGCGATTCGCTCACCGCGTTTATCTCGTTCTCCGGTTCGGCCTCTGGCCATCTGTATAAGACGATTGACGGCGGCAAACACTGGACTAATATTAGCGGGAATCTGCCAAATACATCGCTCAATGCGTTCGTGATCGATTCGCTTGCCGAGCAGGGCGATCCGCTGAAGAAGAACCAGTGCATGTTCGCCGCAACCGATGTGGGTGTATTCGTTACTACCGACGGCGGTAAAACGTGGTCGTCGATCGGTACCGGTATGCCGCATCTTGTTGTCGGTTCGCTCGCGATGTACCGCAACTGGCTTGTCGCCGGAACACACGGGCGCTCGGCATGGGCGCTTGACGTCAGCAGCATCAACGCGGAGCAGCGCAGCGTGCGGACGGAGACGGGCTCAGTAGCGTCGGTCTCGGTCACTGCGTTTCCCAATCCGGTGCGCGACCACTGCAGCGTCCGATTGAACGGCACAACCGGCCCGGTGCGCTTGACACTCT
- a CDS encoding OmpA family protein, protein MHTVNSIVNRLLALAAAGIVAFSSSATFAQGGNFTKLPASVNSPTESEVLPVISADGKWLYFARPRVGIDGNTVIDIWCSRHDSTDRFATATIQGGKLASRYGIAVTSVAPDDNTLFLIGKLREAQRAEDRVMVTHRTKDGWAVPQPIHINDLNARGNVIDFAFGPDQQTLILSMQHDSSMGGQDLFVCFLDEKSNTWSTPLWLGAEINSRSNEITPYLAADGKTLYFSSDRSGGIGELDVWRAERLDDGWRHWSAPEHLDNTINRPGRTSYYSEDAAGKYAYYVWRRSQDDQTDIFRSPAPARIVPVVLISGRVHDETGATLEATIRYERLSDGKTLGLAHSDPATGAFQITVPAGEVYSLYAEQHGYIPTSESFDTKAVKAYSTITKDLTLVKIKENAVVRLNNIFFETDKATLLPESFAELHRLADVMKGDQSIRVAIEGYTDSTGSAEHNKKLSEARAEAVVDYLISQTVASNRLEAHGYGSERPLESNATEEGRATNRRVEFRIVGN, encoded by the coding sequence ATGCATACCGTCAACTCTATAGTAAACCGACTACTTGCGCTCGCCGCCGCAGGCATCGTTGCATTCTCCTCGAGCGCGACGTTTGCGCAGGGCGGTAATTTCACGAAACTTCCCGCGTCGGTCAATAGTCCGACCGAGAGCGAAGTACTACCCGTTATCTCCGCCGACGGGAAGTGGCTCTATTTCGCGAGGCCCAGAGTTGGCATCGACGGCAACACCGTGATCGACATTTGGTGCAGCCGTCACGATAGCACAGATCGCTTCGCCACAGCGACCATTCAGGGTGGCAAGCTCGCCTCACGGTACGGCATTGCCGTGACGAGTGTTGCGCCGGATGATAACACACTCTTTCTCATAGGCAAACTTCGCGAGGCACAACGTGCCGAGGATCGGGTCATGGTGACACATCGTACCAAGGACGGGTGGGCCGTGCCACAGCCGATTCACATTAACGATCTCAATGCCCGCGGAAACGTCATCGACTTTGCCTTCGGTCCGGATCAGCAGACATTGATCTTGAGCATGCAGCACGATTCGTCGATGGGCGGGCAGGATTTGTTCGTCTGCTTTCTCGACGAGAAGTCGAACACGTGGAGCACACCGCTCTGGCTTGGCGCCGAGATCAATTCGCGATCGAACGAGATCACCCCCTATCTCGCCGCCGATGGCAAGACGCTCTATTTTTCGAGCGACCGGTCCGGTGGGATCGGTGAACTCGATGTGTGGCGCGCAGAACGGCTCGATGACGGTTGGCGGCATTGGTCCGCACCGGAACATCTTGATAACACGATCAACCGACCCGGACGCACGAGCTATTACAGCGAAGACGCGGCGGGGAAGTATGCATACTATGTGTGGCGCAGAAGTCAGGACGACCAAACCGATATTTTTCGCTCACCGGCGCCGGCACGGATTGTGCCGGTTGTGCTGATTTCCGGCAGAGTACATGATGAAACCGGCGCGACGCTCGAAGCAACGATCCGCTACGAACGGCTTTCCGATGGCAAGACGCTTGGCCTTGCACATAGCGACCCCGCTACCGGTGCATTTCAGATCACAGTGCCGGCCGGCGAAGTGTACAGCCTCTATGCCGAGCAACACGGGTACATTCCGACAAGTGAGAGCTTCGATACAAAGGCCGTCAAGGCATATTCGACTATCACGAAGGATCTGACACTCGTCAAGATCAAAGAAAACGCGGTTGTCCGATTGAATAATATCTTCTTCGAGACGGACAAAGCGACGCTGCTGCCGGAGTCGTTCGCCGAGCTTCACCGCCTTGCCGATGTGATGAAAGGGGACCAGTCGATCCGCGTCGCGATCGAAGGATATACCGATTCGACCGGCTCGGCAGAACATAACAAGAAGCTCTCGGAAGCTCGTGCAGAAGCGGTGGTCGATTATCTTATCTCACAAACAGTCGCATCGAACCGCCTCGAAGCGCACGGATACGGCTCCGAACGTCCGCTTGAATCCAACGCAACCGAAGAGGGAAGAGCAACGAACCGGCGAGTGGAATTTCGGATAGTCGGGAATTGA
- a CDS encoding T9SS type A sorting domain-containing protein — translation MKHILPVFAFLAVLLAAQSSNAQLWQQTNGVGTDGINSIVVNTQGHLFICGRGLMRSTDAGLTWETLPSGGTIGNLYRLMIQPSGRLLISHRIIGGNTADSIYASDDEGITWTGLAVTGGRIWQGANGVLLFAGDQGYLRSIDDGKTWTPFTLTGVTEPPTQFYSTSGGVLIVIAQYMYRSTDNGISWSKVVNGLPPILSYPLPIIEMQDGSLFLANMFSYRSLCKSTDQGRTWVADSQFINQEIQGIVVDRNGGALMARGLFTWLTTDFGKTWIKETLAPVWGATASEGSRSFLLRDGSTLYRFQPPSAPTVVSGANGMINSLTATRTAKIVAFDIDGQGGGFPAWSSDQGTSWQIVKSHVVSTAAATDSSGDILVGSGGSVLLSADDAQTWNTASPSLTSGLISGIAVRFNGDIFVSSSTEGIFRSTDRGATWDQLTSGMPTQNLYSLAVAPNGDVFVGSNASIYYSTNDGLTWSSLNANLPATAGNVTSLVVNAQGAIIAGVQNAGIYWSTDNGATWNQKATGFTAKNVNTLLATPSGKVFAGTEAGVFFLDTAAGSSWIPYNLGITAPNVLSLCRDNAGRIYAGTDGSGVFRSVQTFNKIIPADAPTITQTIGQITFPRAPLGTTRDTILDGIIASKGSNPLEVYGVRLIADAGQTGDFSIANPLPFPFTVSDGKPLSFTVSAHPQTYGTSHAMLYIYTNAPEAVSTVELVATATDQSLVGAEHNSRSGETCELYPNPAASAFKINLSSSGFGVVDVRVQDCLGRVVLTQHEHVSAEMSTIEVSTASLHDGAYYVEVRTPDGRSVTTPIVIRK, via the coding sequence ATGAAGCATATTCTTCCCGTCTTCGCTTTCCTGGCAGTCCTGCTGGCCGCTCAATCCTCCAATGCCCAATTGTGGCAGCAGACGAATGGGGTGGGGACGGATGGGATCAATTCGATCGTTGTCAACACACAAGGGCATCTCTTTATCTGTGGACGAGGTCTAATGAGGTCGACCGATGCCGGGCTCACGTGGGAGACGCTTCCTTCAGGAGGAACAATCGGTAACCTCTATCGACTGATGATTCAACCAAGTGGAAGACTACTCATTTCACATCGAATTATTGGAGGCAATACAGCCGATAGCATTTATGCCTCGGATGACGAAGGGATTACTTGGACGGGGCTGGCTGTGACAGGCGGCCGCATTTGGCAAGGCGCGAATGGCGTTCTGCTCTTTGCCGGCGATCAGGGGTACCTCCGTTCGATAGACGATGGGAAGACTTGGACGCCGTTTACACTTACCGGTGTAACTGAACCGCCAACACAATTCTACAGCACTTCTGGCGGCGTGTTAATTGTGATTGCCCAATATATGTACCGCTCGACTGACAATGGGATCAGTTGGAGCAAGGTTGTAAACGGGCTTCCCCCTATACTATCGTATCCATTACCTATCATAGAGATGCAAGATGGGTCGCTCTTTTTGGCCAATATGTTCTCGTATCGTTCGCTCTGTAAGTCTACCGATCAGGGGCGGACTTGGGTAGCCGATTCCCAATTTATCAATCAAGAGATCCAAGGAATCGTCGTTGACCGAAATGGTGGAGCACTGATGGCGAGAGGTCTCTTCACCTGGCTGACAACGGACTTTGGCAAAACATGGATCAAAGAGACTCTCGCTCCGGTCTGGGGAGCAACGGCCTCGGAAGGGAGTAGGAGCTTTCTCCTCAGAGATGGTAGTACTTTGTATCGGTTTCAACCGCCCTCAGCGCCGACGGTCGTATCCGGTGCAAATGGTATGATCAATTCACTGACCGCTACTCGAACAGCGAAGATAGTAGCTTTCGATATCGACGGACAGGGTGGTGGTTTTCCAGCTTGGAGTAGTGATCAAGGAACTTCCTGGCAGATCGTCAAATCACATGTGGTCAGTACGGCGGCGGCTACAGATTCCTCCGGAGATATTCTCGTTGGATCTGGTGGCAGTGTGCTGTTGTCGGCGGATGATGCTCAGACTTGGAATACTGCTTCACCGTCACTCACCAGCGGTCTAATCTCCGGCATTGCCGTCCGCTTCAACGGCGATATTTTCGTTTCTTCCTCCACCGAAGGAATCTTCCGTTCGACCGATCGCGGAGCGACGTGGGATCAGCTTACTTCCGGTATGCCGACACAAAATCTCTATTCGCTTGCGGTCGCGCCGAACGGTGATGTATTTGTCGGCTCGAACGCGAGTATCTATTATTCAACGAATGACGGACTCACATGGAGTTCGCTGAACGCAAACTTGCCTGCGACGGCAGGTAACGTCACGTCGCTTGTGGTGAACGCACAAGGAGCGATCATCGCAGGAGTGCAGAACGCCGGTATATATTGGTCGACCGATAACGGCGCGACGTGGAATCAAAAGGCAACAGGCTTCACCGCGAAGAACGTCAACACGCTCCTTGCGACACCCTCGGGGAAAGTATTCGCGGGGACGGAGGCTGGCGTCTTTTTCCTCGACACAGCAGCAGGCAGCAGTTGGATCCCGTATAATCTCGGCATCACTGCTCCAAACGTCCTGTCGCTCTGCCGCGATAATGCAGGTCGCATCTATGCCGGTACCGACGGTAGCGGTGTGTTCCGAAGTGTGCAGACCTTCAACAAGATCATTCCTGCCGATGCACCGACGATCACGCAAACGATCGGTCAGATTACATTTCCCCGAGCGCCGCTTGGCACCACGAGAGATACGATACTTGACGGCATCATCGCATCGAAGGGTTCTAACCCGCTCGAAGTCTATGGCGTGAGGCTCATAGCGGACGCCGGACAAACAGGCGATTTTTCAATCGCGAATCCACTGCCATTCCCATTCACCGTCTCGGACGGAAAACCGTTGAGCTTTACCGTCAGCGCTCATCCGCAGACGTATGGGACATCGCATGCGATGCTCTATATCTATACGAATGCACCCGAAGCTGTATCGACCGTCGAACTTGTTGCCACGGCGACGGACCAGTCTTTGGTCGGGGCTGAACACAATTCACGCAGCGGTGAGACATGTGAACTCTACCCGAATCCTGCTGCATCCGCATTCAAGATCAATCTCAGTTCTTCAGGTTTCGGTGTGGTCGATGTGCGGGTGCAGGATTGTCTCGGTCGGGTCGTGCTGACGCAACACGAGCACGTGTCGGCGGAGATGTCGACGATAGAAGTGAGCACAGCGTCGCTACATGATGGTGCGTACTACGTCGAAGTTAGAACTCCCGATGGCCGGTCCGTGACGACACCGATCGTAATCCGGAAGTAG